A genomic window from Salvia miltiorrhiza cultivar Shanhuang (shh) chromosome 5, IMPLAD_Smil_shh, whole genome shotgun sequence includes:
- the LOC130986176 gene encoding DEK domain-containing chromatin-associated protein 3: MGEGDVISENPESVANGNAEVEGEAETIMDKKGEHHDGVKEMEVDKHDDGKIEAQNMDVDKDDVSKCEEIDENAAKEGKEETAPDREKEETAAARENEETAGGREKEETAVDREKEETAEDREKKDTAAAVEKEEINYEERGESAEEETGKMDEDKVEEEADGVKEEEENQEEPSKERESKKRSRTKNSAGQKKNNKKVSKEKEEEETRTPYEKKVKEPKTSSHKKEETRASVDKKDKEPKTPAASTIDRPIRERKSVERLVATIEKDSAREFHIAKGRGTALKDIPNVAYKLSRKKTDDTFKLLHTILFGRRGKAAQVKTNISRFSGFVWNDNEEKQMTKIKEKLDKCFKEKLVEFCDVLDIPISKANSRKEDIISKLMKFLVEPHATTSELLADKVQEQSSKGKKRKRVSKSSGSSTPSKGSAKSHKKTGSASKKAAEAKGTPPESEDESAEEKDDGHEEEGVNGFPERSEDEMSEQSVSEEKESESEKKESESEKESDDDKGKQKQRLSKSPAKKGSVSKTKSQKTTTSKKASSPPKKVTAKSKSISNSSDKKPSNKKKDESDKKLSAPKKSAVKESPGKKVLKVKDKLNEEKLKPSDDKLRDAICELLKEVDFNTATFTDILKQLAQQFNTDLAPRKSSVKLMIQEELTKLADADEANGEEDDGVGDAEKKNKASTQGVKV, encoded by the exons ATGGGAGAGGGAGATGTGATATCTGAGAATCCTGAGTCTGTTGCAAATGGAAATGCTGAGGTGGAGGGTGAAGCTGAGACAATTATGGATAAGAAAGGAGAGCATCATGATGGAGTAAAAGAAATGGAAGTAGATAAACATGATGATGGGAAGATTGAGGCTCAGAATATGGATGTGGACAAAGATGATGTCAGCAAATGCGaggaaattgatgaaaatgCTGCAAAAGAGGGAAAGGAAGAAACTGCACCGGACAGAGAAAAGGAAGAAACAGCAGCAGCTAGAGAAAATGAGGAAACAGCAGGGGGCAGAGAAAAGGAAGAAACAGCAGTGGATAGAGAAAAGGAAGAAACGGCAGAGGACAGAGAAAAGAAAGACACTGCAGCAGCAGTTGAAAAGGAGGAAATCAATTATGAGGAAAGGGGGGAGAGTGCTGAGGAAGAAACCGGTAAGATGGATGAGGATAAGGTTGAAGAGGAGGCTGATGGAGTGAAAGAGGAGGAAGAAAATCAAGAGGAGCCTAGCAAAGAGAGAGAATCTAAGAAACGTTCGAGAACAAAGAATAGTGCTGgacagaaaaaaaataataaaaaggttTCTAAAGAAAAAGAGGAGGAAGAAACAAGAACCCCCTATGAGAAAAAGGTGAAAGAGCCTAAAACCTCATCACATAAAAAGGAGGAGACAAGAGCCTCAGTCGATAAAAAGGACAAAGAGCCAAAAACCCCTGCAGCTTCTACAATTGATCGTCCTATTCGTGAGCGGAAATCTGTGGAAAGATTGGTAGCCACAATCGAGAAGGATTCAGCTAGGGAGTTCCATATTGCCAAG GGTCGTGGAACTGCGCTAAAAGATATTCCAAATG TGGCATACAAGTTATCGAGAAAGAAGACTGATGATACTTTCAAGTTGTTGCATACAATTCTTTTTGGAAGAAGAGGAAAG GCTGCTCAAGTCAAAACCAACATATCAAGATTCTCTGGATTTGTTTGGAATGATAATGAG GAAAAGCAAATGACTAAAATCAAAGAGAAACTCGACAAGTGTTTCAAGGAGAAGCTGGTGGAGTTCTGTGATGTCCTTGATATACCCATTTCCAAGGCTAATTCGAGGAAG GAAGATATTATTTCTAAGTTGATGAAATTTTTGGTGGAACCTCATGCAACAACCTCCGAATTACTTGCTGATAAAGTGCAG GAACAATCAAGTAAGGGTAAAAAGAGAAAGAGGGTAAGCAAGTCGTCTGGGAGTAGTACGCCATCAAAAGGCTCAGCTAAG AGTCATAAGAAAACTGGCAGTGCCTCTAAAAAGGCTGCTGAGGCAAAAGGCACACCTCCTGAGTCAGAAGATGAATCAGCAGAAGAGAAAGATGACGGACATGAAGAGGAAGGTGTAAATGGTTTTCCAGAAAGATCAGAGGATGAGATGTCTGAACAATCTGTGAGCGAGGAGAAAGAAAGTGAATCTGAGAAGAAAGAAAGTGAATCTGAGAAGGAATCTGATGATGACAAAGGAAAGCAGAAGCAACGATTGTCAAAGTCTCCTGCAAAGAAAGGATCTGTTAGTAAAACCAAATCCCAGAAAACAACAACCTCTAAGAAGGCCAGCTCCCCGCCAAAAAAAGTAACTGCCAAATCAAAAAGCATTAGTAACAGTAGTGATAAGAAACCTTCTAATAAGAAGAAAGATGAATCAGACAAGAAGTTGTCAGCTCCGAAGAAGTCAGCTGTTAAGGAGAGCCCTG GGAAGAAGGTTCTCAAAGTCAAAGATAAGCTCAATGAGGAGAAATTAAAGCCAAGCGATGATAAACTCAGGGATGCAATTTGTGAACTCCTTAAGGAGGTTGATTTCAATACG GCTACCTTTACTGACATTCTGAAGCAACTAG CCCAGCAATTCAATACAGACCTCGCACCAAGAAAATCATCAGTAAAGCTCATGATTCAGGAGGAGCTCACAAAACTAGCTGATGCTGATGAGGCGAACGGGGAAGAAGATGATGGTGTCGGTGATGCTGAGAAGAAAAACAAGGCTTCCACCCAAGGTGTGAAGGTCTAG